One window of the Branchiostoma lanceolatum isolate klBraLanc5 chromosome 3, klBraLanc5.hap2, whole genome shotgun sequence genome contains the following:
- the LOC136430824 gene encoding BRCA2 and CDKN1A-interacting protein-like encodes MAAAPKKRAFAGDMKGKGGPREDGDGQEDDSEEDMYSGSEESEGSDMDVAQEVQVDFEARTACDSDFHGIKRLLGQLFLKSHVNLSELTDIILSQNYIGCVIKQDEVPEDSDSDDGEEEIFGFITIVNITDRKDKPCLQALKELVLERCKECAPKNTYEELTNILENDRHRVGFLMCERFINLPPQLALPMYESLNKDLQQAQIMEMQYAFDYILLISKTYTEVKTEGGKKGKKSSQPQEQREEVLFTNAEEEFFHQEAHTSFSYPVIEESDSGFSGKWKFGDTATKPFRTVMLVPNSKMVEIKKKMEEYLSV; translated from the exons ATGGCGGCTGCACCGAAGAAACGTGCGTTTGCGGGAGACATGAAAGGAAAAGGAGGTCCTCGGGAAGACGGGGACGGCCAGGAGGACGACTCAGAGGAGGACATGTACTCAGGAAGCGAGGAGAGTGAAGGAAGCGACATGGACGTGGCGCAGGAG GTGCAGGTTGACTTTGAGGCCAGAACTGCCTGTGACAGTGACTTCCATGGAATCAAGAGACTGCTAGgacag CTGTTCCTGAAGTCCCATGTGAACCTGTCAGAACTTACAGACATCATTCTGTCCCAGAATTACATTGGCTGTGTCATCAAG CAAGATGAGGTCCCAGAGGACAGTGACAGTGATGATGGGGAAGAAGAGATATTTGGGTTCATCACAATTGTCAACATCACAGATAGGAAG GACAAGCCTTGTCTGCAAGCCCTCAAAGAGCTGGTCCTGGAAAGGTGTAAGGAGTGTGCACCAAAGAATACCTACGAGGAATTGACCAATATTCTGGAAAATGACAGGCATCGCGTTGGTTTCCTGATGTGTGAAAGGTTTATAAACCTGCCCCCACAGCTGGCATTGCCTATGTATGAGAGTTTGAA CAAAGACCTGCAGCAAGCCCAGATTATGGAGATGCAGTATGCCTTTGACTACATACTACTGATCAGTAAGACATACACAGAGGTCAAAACAGAAGGAGGGAAGAAGGGGAAAAAGTCATCCCAGCCTCAGGAACAGAGAGAAGAGGTCCTCTTTACCAATGCAGAGGAGGAGTTCTTTCACCAG GAGGCTCACACATCTTTTAGCTATCCTGTGATAGAGGAGAGTGACTCAGGCTTCAGCGGCAAGTGGAAGTTTGGTGACACTGCCACAAAACCTTTCCGGACGGTTATGCTTGTGCCTAATAGTAAGATGGTTGAAATCAAGAAGAAAATGGAGGAATATTTATCTGTGTAG